From one Sesamum indicum cultivar Zhongzhi No. 13 linkage group LG13, S_indicum_v1.0, whole genome shotgun sequence genomic stretch:
- the LOC105176469 gene encoding uncharacterized protein LOC105176469 → MGSETVTLVLVNLAGIMERADESLLPGVYKEVGAALHADPTRLGSLTLFRSIVQSSCYPLAAYLAVRHNRTHVIALGAFLWAAATFLVAVSSTFTEVAISRGLNGIGLAIVTPAIQSLVADSTDDSNRGTAFGWLQLTGNLGSIIGGLVSVLIASTSFMGIPGWRIAFHLVGLLSVVIGVLVRLFANDPRFSERDGKKDQDRHKPFREEVKDLIKEAKAVIKVPSFQILVAQGVSGSFPWSSLSFAPMWLELMGFSHETTALIWTLFNVAGSLGGLFGGKMGDVLAKRLPNAGRIILSQISSGSAIPLAAILMLGLPDDPSTAATHGFVFFIMGFFISWNAPATNNPIFAEIVPERARTSIYALDRSFESILSSFAPPVVGILAQQVYGYKPPPKGSVDSKTIETDRENAASLGKALYTAIGIPMAICCSFYSFLYCTYPRDRDRAKMDALIESELQQMETENSVVVDEYSQLHGSESNQLHGKERSVIDIDYEGDETAEFNENDKQRLLSRELTFSDKL, encoded by the exons ATGGGATCAGAGACGGTGACTTTAGTTCTTGTAAATTTAGCCGGTATAATGGAGCGGGCCGATGAGTCTTTGCTGCCGGGGGTGTATAAGGAAGTCGGGGCGGCGCTGCACGCCGACCCGACACGGTTAGGCTCGCTCACCCTCTTCAGATCCATTGTGCAGTCGTCTTGCTACCCGCTCGCCGCCTATCTCGCCGTCCGCCACAATAGGACTCACGTCATCGCACTCGGCGCGTTCCTCTGGGCCGCCGCCACCTTCCTCGTCGCCGTTTCCTCCACTTTCACCGAG GTGGCAATATCAAGAGGCTTGAACGGGATTGGACTAGCCATTGTCACTCCCGCAATTCAGTCCCTGGTTGCCGACTCAACTGATGACAGCAACCGTGGTACTGCTTTTGGTTGGCTACAGCTGACGGGAAACTTAGGTTCCATTATCGGTGGGCTAGTTTCTGTCCTGATAGCCTCAACATCGTTCATGGGAATCCCCGGTTGGAGAATTGCCTTTCACCTAGTAGGACTCTTGAGTGTTGTTATAGGCGTTCTTGTCCGTCTCTTTGCTAACGATCCTCGTTTTTCTGAGCGAGATGGTAAGAAGGATCAAGATCGGCATAAACCGTTTCGTGAAGAGGTAAAAGACCTGATCAAAGAAGCAAAAGCGGTTATAAAAGTGCCCTCGTTCCAGATACTGGTTGCTCAAGGTGTCTCAGGCTCATTCCCCTGGTCGTCTCTGTCATTTGCTCCCATGTGGTTGGAGCTGATGGGGTTCTCTCACGAGACAACGGCTCTGATATGGACTTTGTTTAATGTTGCTGGATCGTTGGGAGGGTTGTTTGGTGGAAAGATGGGCGACGTTCTTGCCAAACGGTTGCCCAATGCTGGGAGGATTATTTTATCTCAGATAAGCTCTGGTTCAGCTATCCCTTTAGCAGCTATTTTGATGCTGGGATTGCCAGATGACCCTTCCACTGCAGCGACGCATGGTTTCGTGTTTTTTATTATGGGATTTTTCATCTCTTGGAATGCTCCGGCAACTAACAA CCCAATATTTGCTGAAATAGTACCAGAGAGAGCTCGAACGAGCATCTATGCACTGGACAGGTCGTTCGAGTCCATACTGTCTTCATTTGCTCCTCCGGTCGTTGGAATATTAGCTCAGCAGGTGTACGGCTATAAACCGCCTCCAAAGGGATCGGTCGACTCAAAAACGATCGAAACGGACAGAGAAAATGCTGCGTCTCTTGGCAAAGCACTCTACACTGCAATAGGCATACCGATGGCAATCTGCTGCTCCTTCTACTCGTTTCTCTACTGCACGTATCCGAGGGACAGAGATCGAGCAAAGATGGACGCTTTAATCGAGTCGGAGCTGCAGCAGATGGAAACGGAGAATTCTGTTGTAGTAGATGAGTACAGTCAACTTCATGGTTCAGAATCCAATCAATTACATGGAAAGGAGAGAAGCGTTATTGATATAGACTATGAAGGGGACGAAACCGCTGAATTTAATGAGAACGACAAGCAGAGGCTGCTGTCTCGTGAGCTTACATTCTCAGACAAACTGTGA
- the LOC105176470 gene encoding uncharacterized protein PB18E9.04c codes for MDSGNSGSLQSSSGGDEEYDSRATDSLFMSSTRPQPHVVGSISNQPPPPPLFDPLSNYMQLHQNLNNSSLLINPNISWPRPTSLRSDPNSHDIIHPMLSTSPPPFMSTFQPPAAVGSADNNSTGTAQNPNQTAARNPKKRSRASRRAPTTVLTTDTTNFRAMVQEFTGIPAPPFNSSSFPRTRLDLFGTRSSALDAAQPPPPPYLRRPFPQKVQSPPPSFLASSSSSLLSSTTNNINIFSSVPSTSSSSASSSTTPVNYQLPITQSPNLFNIPNPLLTSLLQTNPKFLFSSSSAMAAKPLQGSFDLQIPSNNIKIGGLEEFSLGPGNHVSANLSDLPNLISTDQIGARNNDHDDHHNTDNNNAGTWRNNGVNRHDEGDDYQAQIRPVNGGNYNGKINYSASSSDFHGDKGPENVATRGEGMVESWICSSE; via the coding sequence ATGGATTCTGGCAACAGTGGCAGCCTCCAGTCATCCAGCGGTGGTGATGAGGAGTACGATTCACGCGCCACCGACTCTCTTTTCATGAGTAGTACTCGTCCACAGCCCCATGTCGTCGGCTCCATTTCCAaccaaccaccaccaccacccttGTTCGACCCACTTTCCAACTATATGCAACTCCACCAAAACCTCAACAACTCATCACTCCTGATCAATCCCAACATCTCCTGGCCCAGACCCACATCTCTAAGATCCGACCCGAATTCCCACGACATCATCCACCCCATGCTCTCCACCTCTCCCCCGCCCTTCATGTCCACTTTTCAACCCCCGGCAGCGGTTGGATCGGCGGACAACAACAGTACTGGCACGGCGCAGAACCCGAATCAGACGGCGGCGCGTAACCCGAAGAAAAGATCAAGAGCCTCCAGGCGCGCGCCAACCACTGTTCTGACCACGGACACCACCAATTTCAGAGCCATGGTTCAGGAATTCACTGGTATTCCCGCCCCGCCTTTCAACAGTTCATCTTTCCCGAGAACCAGGCTGGATCTCTTCGGGACGAGATCCTCCGCCTTGGACGCGGCGCAGCCGCCCCCGCCGCCATATCTACGCCGTCCCTTTCCCCAGAAAGTCCAGTCGCCGCCGCCGTCATTTCTTgcttcctcctcttcttccctCTTAAGTTCTACTACTAacaacattaatattttctcttcAGTTCCTTCAACCAGCAGCTCATCAGCCTCTAGTTCAACTACTCCAGTTAACTACCAACTGCCAATTACTCAAAGTCCGAATCTTTTCAACATTCCAAACCCACTCCTCACTTCTCTCCTCCAAACAAACCCGAAATTTCTCTTCTCAAGTTCTTCCGCCATGGCTGCAAAACCTCTCCAGGGCTCATTCGATCTGCAGATCCCGTCAAACAATATCAAAATCGGGGGCCTGGAGGAATTCAGTTTAGGCCCTGGAAACCATGTTTCTGCAAACCTGAGCGACCTCCCGAACCTGATTTCCACCGATCAAATCGGGGCCCGGAACAACGATCATGATGATCATCATAATACAGACAACAATAATGCAGGAACCTGGAGGAATAACGGGGTGAACAGGCACGACGAAGGAGACGACTATCAAGCTCAAATCAGGCCTGTCAATGGCGGTAATTACAACGGGAAGATAAACTACTCGGCTTCTTCGTCTGATTTCCACGGCGATAAGGGCCCGGAAAACGTAGCCACGAGAGGAGAAGGTATGGTGGAGTCCTGGATTTGTTCTTCAGAGTAG
- the LOC105176471 gene encoding succinate dehydrogenase [ubiquinone] iron-sulfur subunit 3, mitochondrial, which translates to MTVCKTEALRIVNESRWTDFAYQSEEVVPVTEVATDNQTYDLHDLDDIQIFVDLLVEQQQCAGYDNDHKWKKKNSNSNMSKRWFKNGYQKLTHIFSKTDPKNRDFPTLKGHPAAQQHAEQVLESHSTLKQKTQTLIKEFKIYRWSPDDPTQKQPYLQSYFLDLSACGPMVLDALQKIKGEDDSSLSYRRSCREGICGSCAMNIDGTNTVACLKPIDADTSRATVITPLPHMYVIKDLVVDLTNFYQQYKSIEPWLKTKKPPPDGREYRQSIAERKRLDGLYECILCACCSTSCPSYWWNPEEFYGPAALLHAYRWISDSRDDYTEERLQALTEDKTRLYRCRTIKNCTATCPKSLNPANAINKMKTRHLLSQPVEETEHRNRQAIGQA; encoded by the exons ATGACTGTTTGCAAAACCGAGGCTCTAAGAATAGTTAATGAGTCTCGATGGACTGATTTCGCATATCAGTCGGAGGAAGTTGTACCAGTCACTGAAGTTGCTACAGACAATCAGACGTATGATCTCCATGATCTCGATGATATACAAATCTTTGTTGATCTTTTGGTTGAACAACAACAATGCGCAG GCTACGATAATGACCACaagtggaagaagaaaaactcaAACTCCAACATGTCGAAGAGGTGGTTCAAAAACGGATACCAAAAACTGACCCATATCTTCTCCAAAACAGACCCGAAAAACAGAGATTTCCCGACCCTGAAAGGCCACCCCGCCGCCCAGCAACACGCAGAGCAAGTTCTTGAATCCCACTCAACTCTCAAACAAAAGACCCAAACCCTAATAAAAGAGTTCAAGATTTACAGATGGAGCCCCGACGACCCGACCCAGAAGCAGCCTTATCTCCAATCCTACTTCCTCGATCTCTCCGCCTGCGGACCCATG GTTCTTGACGCGCTGCAGAAGATAAAAGGAGAGGATGATTCGAGTTTGAGCTACAGGAGGTCTTGTAGGGAAGGAATATGCGGATCGTGTGCGATGAACATTGATGGGACGAACACGGTGGCGTGCCTTAAGCCGATTGATGCGGACACGAGTAGGGCCACTGTGATTACTCCGCTGCCTCATATGTATGTGATCAAGGATTTAGTTGTGGATCTCACCAATTTCTACCAGCAGTACAA GTCCATCGAGCCATGGCTTAAGACGAAGAAGCCCCCACCGGACGGCAGAGAATACAGGCAGAGTATAGCTGAAAGAAAGAGACTAGATGGGCTGTATGAATGCATACTATGTGCTTGCTGCAGTACCTCATGCCCTTCCTATTGGTGGAACCCTGAGGAGTTCTACGGGCCGGCAGCACTGCTCCACGCTTATCGTTGGATTTCAGATAG TCGGGATGATTATACAGAGGAACGACTGCAGGCGTTAACTGAGGATAAAACACGGTTGTACCGTTGCAGGACTATAAAAAACTGCACAGCTACATGCCCCAAGAGCCTGAATCCCGCGAACGCCATCAACAAGATGAAGACGAGACATCTGCTCTCTCAGCCGGTTGAGGAGACAGAGCATCGAAATCGACAGGCCATCGGCCAGGCTTAG